The proteins below are encoded in one region of Tessaracoccus aquimaris:
- a CDS encoding DoxX family protein encodes MSEPFAEPVEASGTVAGVPTAHASEPVSEPFAEPVEASEPSADATAVADPEPFADPEPFAEPEPVAEPAEESVVAAATDETVDEAPAAASATETAVTEPTEEEDMTETRQRPLTVDAETFGRPADDTPVTEAESTETLVVAPVAAAAAAGATPMAGLYRDDDHTQVIDTSAGLEAEAAEEERRAEQLRLEKEARDQRLGLVATSEANAQRDLNSARRPGVSGFGSFGLLVLRLVTAFVLGVAAYQILGNVSATADYLGQTALPYPREIAWGLGFTLAVMAVLLVLGLGVRIVGLLLAAIAGASLAFLRWGQFSIFSANMEGFHGDKDLILAAIGILLFAIGGGKVGIDGAISKARWNSKLAKRS; translated from the coding sequence GTGTCGGAGCCGTTCGCCGAGCCTGTCGAGGCGTCCGGGACCGTCGCAGGGGTCCCCACAGCCCACGCCTCCGAGCCCGTGTCGGAGCCGTTCGCCGAGCCTGTCGAGGCGTCCGAGCCCTCCGCCGACGCGACGGCGGTCGCCGACCCCGAGCCGTTCGCCGACCCCGAGCCGTTCGCCGAGCCCGAGCCGGTCGCCGAGCCCGCCGAGGAGAGCGTCGTCGCCGCGGCAACCGACGAGACCGTCGACGAGGCCCCCGCTGCGGCCAGCGCTACCGAGACCGCCGTGACCGAGCCAACCGAGGAAGAGGACATGACCGAGACAAGGCAGCGACCACTCACCGTCGATGCGGAGACCTTCGGCCGTCCCGCGGACGACACCCCCGTCACCGAGGCAGAGTCGACCGAGACGCTGGTGGTCGCCCCCGTCGCGGCGGCCGCCGCCGCAGGCGCGACCCCCATGGCAGGCCTGTACCGCGACGACGACCACACCCAGGTCATCGACACCTCCGCTGGTCTCGAGGCGGAGGCCGCAGAGGAGGAGCGCCGTGCGGAGCAGTTGCGCCTCGAGAAGGAGGCCCGCGACCAGCGCCTCGGCCTGGTGGCCACCTCCGAGGCCAACGCACAGCGCGACCTCAACTCCGCCCGCCGTCCAGGCGTCAGCGGCTTCGGTAGCTTCGGCCTCCTCGTGCTGCGCCTGGTCACCGCCTTCGTGCTCGGCGTTGCCGCCTACCAGATCCTCGGCAACGTCTCGGCGACCGCGGACTACCTCGGCCAGACCGCGCTGCCTTACCCGCGCGAGATCGCCTGGGGCCTCGGCTTCACGCTCGCCGTGATGGCGGTGCTGCTGGTCCTCGGGCTCGGTGTCCGCATCGTCGGCCTGCTGCTTGCCGCGATCGCCGGCGCCTCGCTCGCGTTCCTGCGCTGGGGTCAGTTCTCCATCTTCTCCGCCAACATGGAGGGCTTCCACGGCGACAAGGACCTGATCCTCGCCGCAATCGGCATCCTGTTGTTCGCCATCGGTGGCGGAAAGGTCGGCATCGACGGCGCCATCTCGAAGGCCCGCTGGAACTCGAAGCTCGCGAAGCGCTCCTGA
- a CDS encoding alpha/beta hydrolase, whose amino-acid sequence MVGWDPRGTGDSTHVVCGGLKQTDAVMDLDGSPDDDAENKALEEGGAAFAKQCRDGSGALLDHITTIDVVRDLDLLRHLLGAEKLNYVGVSYGTYVGATYAQLFTGSVGRLILDAAVDITGKDEVPQVAGFELALNNFTKWCAESDLCDLGDSQEQIDKDIQTLLSGLDANPIKVGGRTLTQTLAASGIAYFLYVDETGYRTLAEVIGAAMAGNGGPLLLAADEMNGRYDNGYETIAYAFPAMACADAVDEGAGPVLQEWRDTFKDAPVLAPNMGTSYTCQFWTAKSAPQLKLTAAGAPPILVVGTTGDSATPYQQAVSMSKQLDSGTLLTLDGAGHGAVTGPNECIAKAVDNYLNEGKTPKEGTTCK is encoded by the coding sequence GTGGTGGGCTGGGACCCGCGCGGCACCGGGGACTCCACCCACGTCGTGTGCGGGGGCCTGAAGCAGACCGATGCCGTCATGGATCTCGATGGCAGCCCAGACGACGACGCCGAGAACAAGGCACTCGAGGAGGGCGGCGCGGCCTTCGCGAAGCAGTGCCGCGATGGGTCCGGCGCGTTGCTCGACCACATCACCACCATTGACGTGGTGCGCGACCTCGACCTGCTGCGTCACCTGCTCGGCGCGGAGAAGCTCAACTACGTGGGCGTCTCCTACGGCACCTACGTCGGTGCGACCTATGCGCAACTGTTCACCGGCTCCGTCGGCAGGCTGATCCTGGACGCCGCCGTCGACATCACAGGCAAGGACGAGGTGCCGCAGGTGGCGGGCTTCGAACTGGCGCTGAACAACTTCACCAAGTGGTGCGCCGAGTCCGACCTGTGCGACCTCGGCGACTCACAGGAGCAGATCGACAAGGACATCCAGACGCTGCTCAGTGGGCTCGACGCCAACCCCATCAAGGTCGGAGGCCGCACGCTCACCCAGACGCTTGCCGCCAGTGGCATCGCCTACTTCCTCTATGTGGACGAGACGGGCTACCGGACGCTCGCCGAGGTCATCGGGGCCGCCATGGCGGGCAACGGCGGGCCGCTGCTGCTGGCGGCGGACGAGATGAACGGCCGCTACGACAACGGCTACGAGACCATCGCCTACGCCTTCCCCGCGATGGCCTGTGCCGACGCCGTCGACGAGGGGGCCGGCCCGGTGCTGCAGGAATGGCGCGACACCTTCAAGGACGCCCCGGTCCTTGCCCCCAACATGGGCACCAGCTACACCTGCCAGTTCTGGACCGCAAAGTCCGCGCCCCAACTCAAACTCACCGCGGCGGGCGCCCCGCCGATCCTGGTGGTCGGCACGACGGGGGACTCCGCCACCCCCTATCAGCAGGCCGTGTCGATGTCGAAGCAGCTCGACTCGGGGACGCTACTCACCCTCGACGGTGCCGGACACGGCGCCGTCACCGGCCCCAACGAGTGCATCGCCAAGGCCGTGGACAACTACCTCAACGAGGGCAAGACGCCCAAGGAGGGCACAACCTGTAAGTAG
- a CDS encoding PSP1 domain-containing protein, whose translation MYPTADGPELAQCVWAPEHTDTTFGELPRCAGPASDADHDRDARNREIRSDAARTARDLIAQHGLPMKVVGIDFLDRSDKYDRLVAVYYTAPHRVDFRQLLGDLARALQSRIDLRQVGARDAARLIGGIGSCGREFCCTTFLTDFEPVSMRLAKVQSLPSNPLQIAGACGKLMCCLKYEHPLYEDFHRRAPSVGEQVALDDGATGRVIGHCVPAGEVRIRTSAGEIVRCPLESVCSRRTARLSLGDA comes from the coding sequence ATGTATCCCACTGCCGACGGGCCGGAACTGGCGCAGTGCGTCTGGGCACCCGAACACACAGACACGACCTTCGGGGAGTTGCCCCGCTGCGCGGGCCCCGCCTCGGACGCCGACCACGACCGCGACGCGCGCAACCGTGAGATCCGCAGCGACGCGGCGCGCACCGCCCGGGACTTGATCGCCCAACACGGGCTCCCCATGAAGGTCGTCGGCATCGACTTCCTCGATCGGTCCGACAAGTATGACCGGCTCGTGGCGGTCTATTACACGGCCCCGCACCGCGTCGACTTTCGTCAGTTGCTCGGCGACCTGGCCCGCGCGCTGCAGTCCCGGATCGACCTGCGTCAGGTCGGCGCGAGGGACGCCGCGCGGCTGATCGGCGGCATCGGCTCCTGCGGCCGCGAGTTCTGTTGCACGACCTTCCTCACCGACTTCGAGCCCGTGTCGATGCGGCTTGCGAAGGTGCAGTCGCTTCCGTCGAACCCGCTGCAGATCGCCGGCGCCTGCGGCAAGCTGATGTGCTGCCTCAAATACGAGCATCCGCTGTACGAGGACTTCCACCGGAGGGCCCCGTCCGTAGGGGAGCAGGTCGCCCTCGACGACGGCGCCACGGGCAGGGTGATCGGGCATTGCGTCCCGGCGGGCGAGGTCCGGATCCGGACGAGCGCCGGAGAAATCGTGCGTTGCCCACTCGAGTCGGTATGTTCGAGGCGCACGGCACGACTATCGCTTGGAGACGCATGA
- a CDS encoding sulfite exporter TauE/SafE family protein, translating into MLKLVLLALVGLAAQLVDGSLGMAYGVTSTTLLLAIGTNPATASATVHLAEIGTTLASGVSHHRFGNVDWKVVARIGIPGAVGAFLGATVLSKLSTEAATPVMALILLALGAYVLVRFTFFGISTRNLGRRLQTRFLAPLGVFAGFVDATGGGGWGPVGTPALLASGRMEPRKVIGTIDASEFLVAIAASLGFLIGLGSEGIVWSMALALLAGGLVAAPIAAWLVRHLPPRVLGSAAGAAIVIVNVRSLLKAFDAPQWLHAPAFVAAFAVGAAAVGWAVRAHLRAKAEARAAAASEDDAVVA; encoded by the coding sequence ATGCTCAAACTCGTTCTGCTCGCCCTCGTCGGCCTCGCCGCCCAACTCGTCGACGGGTCGTTGGGGATGGCCTACGGCGTCACCTCCACCACCCTGCTGCTCGCCATCGGCACCAACCCGGCCACCGCGTCGGCGACCGTCCACCTCGCCGAGATCGGCACCACTCTCGCCTCGGGAGTCTCACACCACCGGTTCGGCAACGTCGACTGGAAGGTCGTCGCCCGGATCGGCATCCCCGGCGCGGTGGGGGCCTTCCTCGGCGCGACGGTGCTCTCCAAGCTGAGCACCGAGGCCGCCACCCCCGTGATGGCACTCATCCTCCTCGCTCTCGGCGCCTATGTCCTCGTCCGCTTCACGTTCTTCGGCATCTCCACCCGCAACCTCGGCAGGCGCCTGCAGACCAGGTTCCTCGCCCCGCTCGGCGTCTTCGCCGGATTCGTCGACGCGACGGGCGGCGGCGGTTGGGGGCCCGTCGGAACTCCCGCGCTGCTTGCGAGCGGACGGATGGAGCCACGCAAGGTGATCGGCACCATCGACGCGAGCGAGTTCCTCGTCGCGATCGCCGCGAGCCTCGGGTTCCTGATCGGGCTCGGCAGCGAGGGCATCGTCTGGAGCATGGCCCTCGCGCTCCTCGCGGGCGGACTCGTCGCCGCCCCCATCGCCGCCTGGCTGGTTCGTCACCTCCCGCCGAGGGTGCTGGGCTCGGCCGCGGGTGCTGCCATCGTCATCGTCAACGTGCGCTCTCTGCTGAAGGCCTTCGACGCCCCGCAGTGGCTGCACGCCCCCGCCTTCGTGGCGGCCTTCGCCGTCGGGGCCGCCGCCGTCGGTTGGGCCGTGCGGGCGCACCTGCGAGCCAAGGCTGAGGCCAGGGCCGCGGCCGCCAGCGAGGATGATGCCGTCGTCGCGTGA
- a CDS encoding DNA polymerase III subunit delta', producing MGDVYSELIGQERAVETLRRAVDGRRHAMTHAWLFVGPPGSGRSNAAKAFAAALQCPRGGCGECNECRTTLSGAHPDVTLLRTEQLSIGVDEVRALVGRANVSPVKGRYQIVVVEDADRITERGADALLKGLEEPAPRTVWLLCAPSPDDVIITVRSRSRVIRLVTPSDQAVAALLEQRDGVAPALAAHSARAAQGHVGRARMLARNEEARIRRREILSLPGRLTSVTACLDAAHNLVESSAQEAAQATAELDAKEMATLQEMLGLGGRGAKPRNAQAAIRDLEDQQKARAKRLQRDALDRVLTELTGYFRDVLAAQTAPGVALVNSDLADEIEPIARRSTPEQTVHALDAILQARTALEGNVAPLLAFEALLISLSLAGRT from the coding sequence ATGGGTGACGTGTACTCCGAACTGATCGGGCAGGAGCGGGCCGTCGAGACGCTGCGCCGCGCCGTCGACGGTCGACGCCACGCCATGACCCACGCCTGGCTGTTCGTCGGGCCGCCCGGGTCTGGCCGATCCAACGCCGCCAAGGCGTTCGCGGCGGCCCTGCAGTGCCCCAGGGGTGGCTGCGGCGAGTGCAACGAGTGCCGCACCACCTTGTCGGGGGCCCACCCGGACGTCACGCTGCTTCGAACCGAGCAACTCTCGATCGGCGTCGATGAGGTCCGCGCGCTGGTCGGCAGGGCAAACGTGTCCCCCGTGAAGGGGCGTTACCAGATCGTCGTGGTCGAGGACGCCGACCGGATCACCGAGCGCGGGGCAGACGCCCTGCTCAAGGGCCTCGAGGAGCCTGCGCCGCGCACCGTGTGGCTGCTGTGCGCGCCGAGCCCCGACGACGTCATCATCACCGTCCGCTCCCGGAGTCGGGTGATCAGGCTGGTCACCCCGAGCGACCAGGCCGTCGCGGCGCTCCTGGAACAGCGCGACGGGGTCGCCCCGGCGCTTGCCGCGCACTCGGCGCGGGCCGCTCAGGGGCATGTGGGCCGCGCCCGGATGTTGGCCCGCAACGAGGAGGCCCGGATCAGGCGCCGGGAGATCCTCTCGCTGCCCGGCCGGCTGACGTCGGTGACGGCGTGCCTCGACGCGGCGCACAACCTGGTGGAGTCGTCCGCGCAGGAGGCCGCCCAGGCGACCGCCGAACTCGACGCGAAGGAGATGGCGACGCTCCAGGAGATGTTGGGGCTCGGCGGTCGCGGCGCGAAGCCGCGCAACGCGCAGGCCGCCATCCGGGACCTCGAGGACCAGCAGAAGGCGCGCGCCAAGCGACTGCAACGCGACGCGCTCGACCGGGTGCTGACCGAACTCACGGGCTACTTCCGCGACGTGCTGGCGGCCCAGACCGCCCCCGGCGTCGCGCTGGTCAACTCCGACCTGGCCGACGAGATCGAGCCCATCGCGCGCCGGTCGACACCCGAGCAGACCGTGCATGCCCTCGACGCGATCCTGCAGGCCCGCACCGCCCTCGAGGGCAACGTCGCGCCGCTGCTCGCGTTCGAGGCGCTGCTGATTTCGCTGTCTCTGGCCGGTCGCACCTGA